The following proteins are encoded in a genomic region of Neomicrococcus aestuarii:
- a CDS encoding histidine phosphatase family protein — MLQSTVHLVRHGEVFNPDRVLYGRLPGFHLSELGYRMADRLSEHFADRKEAGARIATVAASPLLRAQETARPTAEALGLTLLEEPRVIEAKNHFEGLSHIKKELGRPNHWPYLVNPFRPSWGEAYKAQVKRVVEAVKIHRDLAVKLEGNGAEAIIVAHQLPIWVTRLSAEKKPLWHDPRQRECSLASITSLHFDGENLVNVEYSEPCGDLLKDASNLPGA, encoded by the coding sequence ATGCTTCAATCGACGGTCCATCTTGTGCGCCATGGAGAAGTCTTCAATCCAGATCGCGTTCTCTATGGGCGACTCCCCGGATTCCATCTCTCTGAGCTCGGCTACCGCATGGCGGATCGCCTGAGCGAACACTTTGCTGACCGCAAAGAGGCGGGCGCCCGCATCGCCACCGTGGCCGCATCACCGCTACTCCGAGCTCAAGAAACCGCGCGCCCCACTGCCGAAGCCCTCGGGCTCACGCTTTTGGAAGAGCCGCGTGTCATTGAAGCCAAGAACCACTTTGAGGGCCTGTCTCACATCAAGAAGGAACTTGGCCGCCCCAATCACTGGCCGTACCTCGTGAACCCGTTCCGTCCCAGCTGGGGCGAAGCCTATAAGGCTCAGGTCAAACGCGTGGTGGAAGCCGTGAAGATCCACCGAGATCTCGCGGTAAAGCTCGAGGGCAATGGCGCCGAGGCCATCATCGTGGCCCACCAGCTGCCGATCTGGGTCACCCGCCTCTCCGCTGAAAAGAAGCCGCTGTGGCACGATCCGCGCCAGCGCGAATGCTCACTCGCGTCCATCACTTCGCTTCACTTCGACGGCGAAAACCTCGTCAACGTTGAATATTCCGAACCCTGTGGCGACTTGCTCAAAGACGCCTCAAACCTGCCAGGAGCTTAG